The following are encoded in a window of Staphylospora marina genomic DNA:
- a CDS encoding murein hydrolase activator EnvC family protein has product MDKQWIWCLVATLAVGAVLPGGAQALASSAKKAEGERQLAEVRDLSRKQREEAMKVRDLMERKKAEISETEQEIVRWDQKIQELNRQLADHEKVLKEQEEKVKKLVRSLYVRGEHIYLIQLLKSDSVDSFLRRYEVVRLIVDKESEILNDYVRTRNRLKESKADLEEARNRQKVLLDASRKAVTELQSVYESHKEELDRLASREEEILMKFGQYLGYGSGRFRLPTTPGYISWNFMQWRGSHHHKGVDLPRPPGTPIYAAESGVVKRIKADPGGYGMYIVIDHGGGLSTLYAHMFRHTITVRQGEFVRKGQKIAEVGNNGRSYGARGGYHLHFEVHKGGKPVNPKSYLR; this is encoded by the coding sequence ATGGACAAACAGTGGATATGGTGTCTCGTTGCTACGTTGGCGGTGGGAGCGGTGTTGCCCGGGGGAGCCCAGGCTCTTGCCTCTTCCGCCAAAAAAGCCGAAGGGGAGAGGCAACTGGCGGAAGTCAGGGATCTTTCCCGGAAGCAACGGGAGGAAGCCATGAAGGTCCGCGACCTCATGGAACGAAAGAAGGCGGAGATTTCCGAAACGGAACAGGAAATCGTCCGTTGGGACCAAAAGATCCAGGAGCTCAACCGGCAATTGGCTGACCATGAAAAGGTGCTCAAAGAACAGGAAGAGAAAGTGAAAAAGCTGGTCAGATCCCTCTATGTCAGAGGTGAACATATATACTTGATCCAGCTCCTGAAGTCGGACTCGGTGGACAGCTTTCTGCGCCGCTACGAGGTGGTCCGGCTGATCGTGGACAAAGAATCCGAGATCCTGAACGATTATGTCCGGACCAGAAACCGGCTGAAGGAGTCCAAGGCGGATCTGGAAGAAGCCCGAAACCGGCAAAAGGTTCTGCTTGACGCTTCCCGAAAGGCGGTGACCGAACTCCAGTCGGTCTACGAATCCCACAAGGAGGAACTGGATCGGCTCGCGTCCCGGGAAGAAGAGATTCTCATGAAGTTCGGCCAGTACCTGGGATACGGGAGCGGAAGATTCCGGCTTCCCACCACTCCCGGATACATATCCTGGAATTTCATGCAATGGCGCGGTTCCCACCATCACAAAGGGGTCGACTTGCCCCGACCTCCCGGAACGCCCATCTATGCCGCCGAATCGGGAGTGGTGAAACGGATCAAGGCGGATCCGGGCGGATATGGGATGTACATCGTGATTGATCACGGGGGCGGCCTCTCCACTCTGTACGCGCACATGTTCCGGCACACCATCACCGTCCGGCAGGGCGAATTCGTCCGCAAGGGCCAAAAAATCGCCGAAGTGGGGAACAACGGACGCTCTTACGGAGCGCGGGGAGGGTATCACCTTCATTTTGAGGTGCACAAGGGAGGAAAACCGGTCAATCCGAAAAGTTATTTGCGGTGA